The Leishmania mexicana MHOM/GT/2001/U1103 complete genome, chromosome 29 DNA window GGCCTCGTGGGTTGGGCGTTGAAGGACGCTGAACATCCGTCGCAGCCCGGCCGCCTGCGCATCCAGACGACCGCGATGGAGCGCTAAAAGGTGTGAGGCGAGGGCTTGCTGGCCGGCAGGActcgccgcctcgtcgaaCGAGTCTGCTAACTCTAGAAGGAAAGCTGACGACCTGCCATACTTGGCGACCGTTACGATGCCGCTTTCCACGAGGTCCTGCATGCGCTGCTGAAACTCGTCAAGCGGCATCGACAGCTTGTTCGCCATTTCGATCTGGTTCGACATGTTTGGTGTCACGCGGCACAGCTCAAGCACCGCGTCAGTGGCCCCGAGCTGACGAAGGAGAAGACccacgccggcgacggccgaggaggagccaCCTCGTGCCTCTGTGGCGCCAGTGCGCCGTCGCTTcaacggcgctgctctgccgcGGAGGGTGGCATTGCTGGTCGAGCTCCCCAGCTCCGGATCACGGTCTTTTCCTGCCTCTTCCTGCACCCGCAGAACCTTGTAGCTGAGCGGATACGCGCCGAAAACACTCTTGAAGGGGACAGGTAGACGGGAAGAGGATGTGCACGAGGAGAAGTCCTCAGCAAGTGGAGCCTCGGGCTGAGTTGCGGTGAGGAGTAGAAAAAGAACCGTCTCGATGATCTCCTCACTGAAGCCCAGCTCCGCTGAAAGAGCGGATACAGAGACAAGCATGAGTCGCCGCCCGACGTGGGTCGTAGAACACGACAAGATCGCACGCACGATGGAGTGCATCTCGGACGGCGAGAGCAGCGTCCCCCAGAGTCGGCACCGGAGGGTGTAGAAGTCAAAAGGGTTGTACAGGAGACGGCAGATGCTTGGCGCACCGTCGCGACCCGCCCGGCCGATCTCCTGCACGTAGCACTCCATCGAGCTCGGTGCTGAGGCGTGGATAACGCTGCGGATGTTGGCCTTGTCGACGCCCATGCCAAACGCGATCGTGGCGACCAATACGTCGATCTTGCCTTGCAGAAACTGTCGCTGAGTGGCGCTCCGCATCGTCCGTGTCAACGCGGCGTGATAGGGGCGGATCACCATCGCGGCCTCCGGAGCGCGTGGCGCTTCTGCGTGCTCGTCATTGGGGTTCTCTTCCCTACCCTCGCCTTCCGCATCGTAGACTGCGCTACCCTGCTCGCGTGGAAGCGGGTACTGCGCGGCATGGAACACACCAGAGTGCGTCCCCGacaccgccgacggcgacggcgagtgCGCCTGCCCACATTTGGAGGAAAGCAGTCCCGACAAcgcgtctgcgtctgcgcggcTTTGTACGTACACAATCATCGGcttcggcagctgctgcaccgcctccaggAGCGCGTCCTGCGCCACTCGCGCAGATGGCTCCCGAGCCTCGGCATCGTCACCCGACGCAGAAGGGAGGTGGTAAAATGACGTGTGGCGCTCAACTAGGTTCGTCACCTGCAGCCGAAGGTTCGACCGCCACTGATCGCCGCACGCCACTGTCCGCACAATACCGAAACTGGCTTGGATGTCGTGCACGACTGCCTTCGTGGCAGTCGCGGTGAGACATAGGtacggcaccgctgccagcgcctccctcgcccacATTGCCCGTCGCTCCTGACATGGGTGTGCCGCTGGGTCGCCAAGGAGTGGGCTCTGCAGCACGCGGCTGACGTACATGAAGGTGGGCCGGAAGTCGTAGGCCCAGCCAGACACACAGTGCACCTCGTCTACGCATACCAGCGCCAGCCGGTGCGTCTGTGCCTGCAacagacgccgcagcggcacactcGCGATGAGCTTCTCCGGCGACACGAACAGGATGTCAAGCGGGCAGATCGGGGACTCAAGCTGGGCAAGCACCCGTGCCTCTCGGTCAGCGCCCACTTTCGCCGACAGCACAAAGGCGCTCAGGTGATCAACGGCGTTGACTTTCTCCGCCTGATCCTCCATAAgcgcgaggagaggagagacaaCAACGCAGAAGCGGCTGAACAGGTGCGCCGGCAGACCGGTGCTTGGCAGAGCGCCGGCAGATCTCGAGGTGCCCGTCTGCCCTTCTTTCACCGCCGTCTCGCtcacctgctgcgctgctgccggtgacgTCGCAGCTtgccggcaccaccgcgtGTAGCGACATTGAAACAGCAGACGATGAACGAGCATTGGAAACTGGAAACAGAGAGACTTTCCCCAGCCCGTGGGGCACACGGCGAGCGTGTTGACGCCAGCGAGAACCGACAGACACACCTCTTGCTGATGGGGCTTGAAGGCGCCCGTGTCGAAATGAAAGCACGTGCGCAGCAGGTACCCACATGCCGGAAGCGTATCCACGCTTTGCTGCGTTGAATCCGATGGTGGTGCCTGGCTCGTGCTCGCGAATGCTTTGGCGGCGTCCATGATCTCCATGAGCATCTGCTCGAGGTGACTCACATCACATTCCAACTCAGCCATTTGCGCCAGCGGAGCAGAAGTTGCCGATGCGAGGGATTTCGAGGTGGCTGAACTTGATTCTGGAACAGGTGATGCTTCAATGCCGTGAGAAGCACCGTTGACGAGCACATTGTCCGACGCAGGACAGTTTCCCAGCGAAGTACCAAGGAGGTCGCGCCTGGTGCACTTGCGGGCGTGCAAGAAGCCGACCTGGTTCATGGACATGGTGGCGAGAAACGGAATCGGTTCCTCTGCCTCGCTCGACTGAGGTGCTTCGACATCCGCAAGCGGTGGATTCGGTGGCAAGGTACTACACCGGCGCTTTCTGCTGTCGCACAGCGGTGGCTGCCGTGGCCCTGACGATGGCGACGGAGACGATGATGGCATTCCCAGGGACGCCAACGCTTACAGCTGCGCTAAAGAGTACACCAAAGAGTTGCGCGCGGGCAAGATACGTGATTTCATGACGGTCTGCGATGTATGCGTGCGCCAATATGTATGGATACTCCAGTGGGTGTGTGACCCGTCAGAGGCGACTCTAGGCTGTGCCTTCTATGCATGTATGTCCGTCTCTGCCGGTGTGCAAATCGCGAGAGTAGCGCTCGCAGGCTTCTCGGTTATGGGGGAGGGCTTGCTCTCGTCGCTGcagtgtgggtgtgggtgtgctcgTCGTGGCAGTGACACTGGCAACGAGTGCGACGACGGAACGGCAAAGAGTAGAGAGGGATTGCGTCACGAAGAACAACAACGTGAAAAGGGGAAGATGAccacgtttttttttcgaaaGACAGCGAAAAGGAACCATACAGCCAcagcagacgcacacatatCACGCGAGCAGCGCATCAATTGGAGGCCGACTCCTTccagagggggaggggtggtggtggtcgcagGCAACGCGGCATCAGAGGttctcccacccccactgACACCCAAGAAAAACTTGGCGGCTTTTCACCTCACTTTACCTCGCCGGCCTCATCAGAGGCGGGCTGTCACCCCTCTTCACTGTGGTGGTCGCTCTTTTCGGATTCGTGGATGCGGCTGCGTTCCTCTCCGCCGAGTCATGCAGCACAGCAGCCCTCGTGCATGCAAATGACACGTCGCTCCCACTAATCACGGACACACGAGAGGCTCATCAGCACTGCACGAAAGCCGCATTAAATACCGAACTCCACATCTGGCAGAAGTCGGTCCTCGCTAGGGTGCACACTCGTCTCatcttcctcgtcctcctcttcctcttcggcgATCATGGCCTCGTCACCCTCGCTGCCTTCATCGCCGGCCGTATTGTCGCGTAGCCGGCCTTTCCGTGCCTCGACCAACGTCCGTACACGCTCTCGTGCCTCGCGTAAGTGTACCTCCAGCATCCCCTCCGGGTCATGAAACGGGTAGTGGTAGCGAAAACCGAGAACGGtgagctgcgccacgtcgTCTTGAATGCGAACAAGGCCACGGTCTCTCATCCGCTCGAAAGCCTCGCGCACATCAGTGAAGCCAAGCGACTgcacctgcggcgccggccACACACGAGACGCCACACGCAGGCGAAGGATCGGGAGCATATTGGGGACACGACCAAACTCGTCCCCGTCATCGTAGCAGAAGAGATCCATGAGCGGCGCGATGCGAGCGTGAAAAGAGCGCTTGTCACGTGCGGGAGCCACATTAGCATCCGCCGTTGTCATCGCcggtgctggagcggccTCATCAATTCGATGATGGCTGTTTTCTTCATCGTCTGGTGAGACAGTCCCTCTGTTGAGCGATGCCCCGTCCATAACATCTGCCCAGAAATCGCGCCGCTCTCCGGTG harbors:
- a CDS encoding ATP-dependent DEAD/H DNA helicase recQ family-like protein, which gives rise to MSMNQVGFLHARKCTRRDLLGTSLGNCPASDNVLVNGASHGIEASPVPESSSATSKSLASATSAPLAQMAELECDVSHLEQMLMEIMDAAKAFASTSQAPPSDSTQQSVDTLPACGYLLRTCFHFDTGAFKPHQQEVCLSVLAGVNTLAVCPTGWGKSLCFQFPMLVHRLLFQCRYTRWCRQAATSPAAAQQVSETAVKEGQTGTSRSAGALPSTGLPAHLFSRFCVVVSPLLALMEDQAEKVNAVDHLSAFVLSAKVGADREARVLAQLESPICPLDILFVSPEKLIASVPLRRLLQAQTHRLALVCVDEVHCVSGWAYDFRPTFMYVSRVLQSPLLGDPAAHPCQERRAMWAREALAAVPYLCLTATATKAVVHDIQASFGIVRTVACGDQWRSNLRLQVTNLVERHTSFYHLPSASGDDAEAREPSARVAQDALLEAVQQLPKPMIVYVQSRADADALSGLLSSKCGQAHSPSPSAVSGTHSGVFHAAQYPLPREQGSAVYDAEGEGREENPNDEHAEAPRAPEAAMVIRPYHAALTRTMRSATQRQFLQGKIDVLVATIAFGMGVDKANIRSVIHASAPSSMECYVQEIGRAGRDGAPSICRLLYNPFDFYTLRCRLWGTLLSPSEMHSIVRAILSCSTTHVGRRLMLVSVSALSAELGFSEEIIETVLFLLLTATQPEAPLAEDFSSCTSSSRLPVPFKSVFGAYPLSYKVLRVQEEAGKDRDPELGSSTSNATLRGRAAPLKRRRTGATEARGGSSSAVAGVGLLLRQLGATDAVLELCRVTPNMSNQIEMANKLSMPLDEFQQRMQDLVESGIVTVAKYGRSSAFLLELADSFDEAASPAGQQALASHLLALHRGRLDAQAAGLRRMFSVLQRPTHEAIAAELSREPGVCGTGLDNGHLSWRPPGQGMGKMKAVSLVNAFVEENRLRIHSTYEALRALLGIRPRSLIQHGKYAGQLPLAQSWYVNSPYFGALRTFELSWVLQVLAPHHLDAPTAEA